One Pseudomonas abieticivorans genomic region harbors:
- the recC gene encoding exodeoxyribonuclease V subunit gamma has protein sequence MPAITPGFMVVHGNRLDELRSLVVSWMRRYPLAPLENEIALVQSNGIAQWLKLALAEDPEDDDSGGCGIAAAVDVQLPGSFMWQLYRSVLGKDEIPPTSLLDKAPLTWRLMRLLPELIDQPHFEPLQRFLTDDSDLRKRYQLAERLSDLFDQYQVYRADWLEDWAGGRHQLRNGRGESKPLPQANCWQAELWRALLHDVGAEGMAQSRAGVHQRFIERINSLEVAPQGLPSRVIVFGISSLPAQALEALAGLARFSQVLLCVHNPCRHHWADIVADKDLLRHQYKRQARKQGTPLVIDADALHQHAHPLLAAWGKQGRDYINLLDSYDDPNSYRSAFRDGRIDLFSESEPHTLLNQLQDDILELRPLGETRTTWPGVDIAKDRSVRFHIAHSAQREVEVLHDQLLARFSAEPNLRPRDVIVMVPDVDSYAPHIRAVFGQLDREDRRFIPFTLTDQGQRGRDPLLIAIEHLLKLPDSRFPVSEILDLLDVPALRARFGMQERDLPTLHRWIEGAGIRWGLNAEQRAGLGLPAALEQNSWRFGLRRMLLGYAVGTGEGCDGIEPYDEIGGLDAALIGPLVALLDALEVAHHELSRPASPQQWGERLHGLLQVFFAASNEHDDYLLVQLEELREQWLETCESVGLHDELPLTVVREAWLSGLDEGRLSQRFLAGAVNFCTLMPMRAIPFKVVCLLGMNDGDYPRAQPPLDFDLMGSDYRPGDRSRREDDRYLLLEAVLSARDQLYVSWVGRSIRDNSERPASVLIGQLRDHLASGWRLAGAAEEAGHDAGEQLVHALSLEHPLQPFSARYFHQGSGGLFSFAREWQLLHEPQLMPASATALQPYEQEEPLSLTQLQDFLRHPVRHFFSQRLKVFFESAEAPLADEEPFTLDALQRYGLSESLLVAAMANPQASDSALQRQAIKLQGSGLLPMAGFGECLQQELIEPLPDLLERYQQLLILWPTPVTTAMPINFQYQGLTLDGWIGGLHQRGDGGLLSVTAIANAIGGARTRKWHRLTRSWVTHLAACAAGMPLTTAVVASDDTLVLAALSPEKAHEALGNLLLAWQSGMRQPLPVAVKTAFAWLGQPDPVKAEAAARKAYEGDGQTTDGERRESTALARQFPDFDALVDSEEFEGWCDALYRPMFEAAWRSIDADEARP, from the coding sequence ATGCCCGCCATCACCCCTGGATTCATGGTCGTTCACGGCAACCGCCTGGATGAACTGCGCAGCCTGGTGGTGAGCTGGATGCGGCGTTACCCGCTGGCCCCCCTGGAAAACGAAATCGCCCTGGTGCAGAGCAACGGCATCGCCCAGTGGCTTAAGCTGGCCCTGGCCGAAGACCCAGAAGACGACGACAGCGGCGGTTGTGGCATTGCGGCTGCGGTGGATGTGCAACTGCCTGGCAGTTTTATGTGGCAGCTTTATCGCAGCGTGCTCGGCAAGGATGAAATCCCCCCGACCTCGCTGCTCGACAAGGCCCCGCTCACCTGGCGGTTGATGCGCCTGTTGCCGGAATTGATCGACCAGCCGCACTTCGAACCCTTGCAGCGCTTCCTCACCGACGACAGCGACCTGCGCAAGCGCTACCAACTGGCCGAGCGCCTGTCAGACCTGTTCGACCAATACCAGGTGTATCGTGCCGATTGGTTGGAAGACTGGGCTGGCGGGCGTCACCAGTTGCGCAACGGCCGCGGCGAATCCAAGCCGCTGCCCCAGGCCAATTGCTGGCAGGCCGAGCTTTGGCGGGCATTGCTGCATGACGTCGGTGCCGAAGGCATGGCCCAAAGCCGTGCCGGCGTGCACCAGCGCTTCATCGAACGTATCAATAGCCTGGAAGTCGCGCCGCAGGGCTTGCCCTCGCGAGTCATCGTTTTCGGTATCTCGTCCTTGCCCGCCCAGGCACTGGAAGCCTTGGCCGGCTTGGCGCGTTTCAGCCAGGTGCTGTTGTGCGTGCACAACCCTTGCCGCCATCACTGGGCCGACATCGTCGCCGACAAAGACCTGCTGCGCCATCAGTACAAGCGCCAGGCCCGCAAGCAGGGCACGCCCCTGGTGATCGACGCCGATGCCTTGCACCAGCATGCGCACCCGTTGTTGGCCGCCTGGGGCAAGCAGGGCAGGGACTACATCAACCTGCTGGACAGCTACGACGACCCCAACAGCTACCGCTCGGCCTTCCGTGACGGGCGAATCGACCTGTTCAGTGAAAGCGAACCGCATACCCTGCTCAACCAATTGCAGGACGACATCCTGGAGCTGCGCCCCCTGGGTGAAACACGCACGACCTGGCCGGGTGTCGACATCGCCAAGGACCGTTCGGTACGCTTTCATATCGCCCACAGTGCACAGCGCGAAGTCGAGGTCCTGCATGACCAGTTGCTCGCACGTTTCAGTGCAGAGCCCAACCTGCGCCCACGCGATGTGATCGTGATGGTGCCGGATGTCGACAGCTATGCCCCGCATATCCGTGCCGTATTCGGTCAACTGGACCGCGAGGACCGCCGTTTCATTCCCTTCACGCTCACCGACCAGGGCCAGCGTGGCCGTGACCCACTGCTGATCGCCATCGAGCACTTGCTCAAGCTGCCCGATAGCCGTTTCCCGGTCAGCGAAATCCTCGACCTGCTCGATGTACCCGCGCTGCGCGCCCGCTTCGGCATGCAGGAGCGTGACCTGCCCACCTTGCATCGCTGGATTGAAGGCGCCGGTATCCGTTGGGGCCTCAACGCCGAGCAACGCGCTGGCCTGGGCCTGCCTGCCGCACTTGAGCAGAACAGCTGGCGGTTCGGGTTGCGCCGCATGTTGTTGGGCTATGCGGTGGGCACAGGTGAAGGCTGCGATGGTATTGAACCCTACGACGAGATCGGCGGCCTGGACGCCGCGCTCATCGGCCCCTTGGTGGCATTGCTGGACGCCCTTGAGGTGGCCCACCACGAGCTGTCACGACCGGCCAGCCCGCAGCAGTGGGGTGAGCGCCTTCACGGGTTGCTGCAAGTGTTCTTTGCCGCCAGCAATGAGCACGACGATTACCTGCTGGTGCAACTTGAAGAATTGCGCGAGCAATGGCTGGAAACCTGCGAGTCAGTCGGCCTGCACGACGAACTGCCACTGACCGTGGTTCGCGAGGCCTGGCTCTCGGGGCTTGATGAAGGTCGTCTGTCCCAACGCTTTTTGGCTGGAGCCGTTAACTTCTGCACTTTGATGCCCATGCGGGCCATCCCGTTCAAGGTGGTGTGCCTGTTGGGCATGAACGACGGCGATTACCCGCGCGCGCAACCACCGCTGGACTTCGACCTGATGGGCAGCGACTACCGGCCCGGCGATCGCTCACGGCGTGAAGACGACCGCTACCTGCTGCTGGAGGCGGTGCTCTCGGCACGTGATCAGTTGTACGTGAGTTGGGTGGGCCGCAGCATTCGCGACAACAGCGAGCGCCCGGCCTCGGTGCTGATCGGTCAGTTGCGCGATCACCTGGCCAGCGGTTGGCGGCTGGCCGGGGCAGCCGAGGAGGCTGGCCACGACGCCGGCGAGCAATTGGTCCATGCCCTGAGCCTGGAGCACCCGTTGCAGCCTTTCAGCGCTCGCTACTTCCACCAGGGCAGCGGTGGGCTGTTCAGTTTTGCCCGTGAATGGCAGTTGCTCCATGAACCCCAGCTCATGCCTGCCAGTGCCACTGCGCTGCAGCCCTATGAGCAGGAAGAGCCGTTGAGCCTGACTCAATTGCAGGATTTTCTGCGCCACCCAGTGCGGCACTTTTTCAGCCAGCGGCTCAAAGTGTTTTTCGAGTCCGCCGAAGCACCCTTGGCGGACGAAGAGCCCTTCACCCTCGATGCCTTGCAGCGTTATGGGTTGAGCGAAAGCTTGCTGGTGGCCGCCATGGCCAACCCCCAGGCCAGTGACAGCGCGCTGCAACGCCAGGCGATCAAGCTGCAAGGCAGTGGCTTGCTGCCCATGGCCGGCTTTGGCGAGTGCCTGCAGCAAGAGCTGATCGAACCGCTGCCAGACTTGCTGGAGCGCTATCAACAGTTGTTGATCCTGTGGCCGACGCCGGTCACCACCGCCATGCCGATCAACTTTCAGTATCAAGGCCTCACGCTCGATGGCTGGATTGGCGGGCTGCACCAGCGCGGTGACGGTGGCCTGCTCAGTGTCACGGCCATCGCCAACGCCATTGGCGGCGCCCGTACACGCAAATGGCACCGCCTGACACGCAGTTGGGTCACGCACCTGGCGGCCTGCGCCGCGGGTATGCCATTGACCACGGCAGTGGTGGCCAGCGACGACACGCTGGTGCTGGCTGCGCTGAGCCCCGAGAAGGCCCATGAAGCCCTGGGTAATCTGCTGCTGGCCTGGCAGTCCGGCATGCGCCAGCCATTGCCCGTTGCTGTTAAAACTGCATTTGCCTGGCTTGGCCAGCCCGACCCCGTGAAGGCCGAGGCTGCAGCGCGCAAGGCCTACGAAGGCGACGGGCAGACCACCGATGGCGAACGCCGTGAAAGCACGGCCCTGGCCCGGCAGTTCCCAGACTTCGATGCGCTGGTGGACAGCGAAGAGTTCGAAGGCTGGTGCGACGCGCTTTATCGCCCGATGTTCGAAGCCGCCTGGCGCTCCATTGATGCCGACGAGGCCCGCCCATGA
- a CDS encoding CoA-acylating methylmalonate-semialdehyde dehydrogenase: MSNIQHLINGDLVSGNDRFADVYNPSTGQAIHKVPLASRETVQQAIDSAKAAFPAWRNTPPAKRAQVMFRFKQLLEDNIDTISQLISQEHGKTLEDAAGELKRGIENVEYAAAAPEILKGEYSRNVGPNIDAWSDFQPLGVVAGITPFNFPAMVPLWMYPLAIACGNCFILKPSERDPSSTLYIAQLLLEAGLPAGVLNVVHGDKAAVDALIEAPEVKALSFVGSTPIAEYIYSEATKRGKRVQALGGAKNHAVLMPDADLDNAVSALMGAAYGSCGERCMAISVAVCVGDQVADALVAKLVPQIKALKIGAGTSCGLDMGPLVTGQARDKVACYVDDGVKAGAKLVVDGRGLVVPGNEEGFFLGGSLFDHVTPEMRIYKEEIFGPVLCIVRVTSLEAAMQLINDHEYGNGTCIFTRDGEAARLFCDEIEVGMVGVNVPLPVPVAYHSFGGWKRSLFGDLHAYGPDGVRFYTRRKAITQRWPQRASHEASQFAFPSL, encoded by the coding sequence ATGAGCAACATCCAGCACCTGATCAATGGCGATCTGGTTTCCGGCAACGACCGTTTTGCCGATGTGTACAACCCGTCCACCGGTCAGGCCATCCACAAAGTGCCATTGGCTTCGCGCGAAACCGTCCAGCAGGCCATCGATTCGGCCAAGGCGGCTTTCCCGGCTTGGCGCAACACGCCGCCGGCCAAGCGTGCCCAGGTCATGTTTCGCTTCAAGCAATTGTTGGAAGACAACATCGACACGATCTCCCAGCTGATCAGCCAAGAGCACGGCAAAACCCTGGAAGACGCTGCCGGTGAACTCAAGCGCGGCATCGAGAACGTCGAATACGCCGCCGCTGCTCCTGAAATTCTCAAGGGTGAGTACAGCCGCAACGTGGGCCCTAACATCGACGCCTGGTCCGACTTCCAGCCGCTGGGCGTGGTAGCCGGTATCACGCCGTTCAACTTCCCGGCCATGGTGCCATTGTGGATGTACCCGTTGGCGATCGCTTGCGGCAACTGCTTTATCCTCAAGCCGTCGGAACGTGACCCAAGCTCTACCCTTTATATCGCCCAGTTGCTGCTCGAAGCCGGCTTGCCCGCTGGCGTGTTGAACGTAGTACACGGCGACAAGGCAGCAGTGGACGCGCTGATCGAAGCGCCCGAAGTCAAAGCCCTGAGCTTCGTGGGTTCCACGCCGATCGCCGAATACATCTATAGCGAAGCCACCAAGCGCGGTAAACGCGTGCAGGCACTGGGCGGCGCGAAAAACCACGCGGTGCTGATGCCTGATGCCGATCTGGACAACGCCGTCAGCGCCCTAATGGGCGCAGCCTATGGTTCGTGTGGTGAGCGCTGCATGGCTATCTCGGTAGCGGTGTGCGTGGGTGACCAAGTCGCCGATGCACTGGTCGCCAAGCTGGTCCCGCAAATCAAGGCGTTGAAAATCGGTGCTGGCACCTCGTGTGGCCTGGACATGGGGCCACTGGTTACTGGCCAGGCGCGCGACAAGGTTGCATGTTATGTCGACGACGGTGTGAAGGCCGGGGCCAAGCTGGTGGTGGACGGTCGTGGCCTGGTGGTGCCAGGCAACGAGGAGGGTTTCTTCCTGGGCGGCAGCCTGTTCGACCATGTGACCCCCGAGATGCGCATCTATAAAGAAGAGATCTTCGGCCCGGTGCTGTGCATCGTGCGGGTGACTTCGTTGGAAGCGGCGATGCAACTGATCAATGATCATGAGTACGGCAACGGCACCTGCATATTTACCCGTGACGGCGAAGCGGCGCGCTTGTTCTGCGACGAGATCGAAGTGGGCATGGTTGGCGTCAACGTGCCGCTGCCGGTGCCGGTGGCTTACCACAGCTTCGGTGGCTGGAAGCGCTCGCTGTTCGGCGACCTGCATGCGTACGGCCCGGATGGCGTGCGGTTTTACACCCGCCGCAAGGCGATCACCCAGCGCTGGCCGCAGCGGGCCAGCCATGAGGCCTCGCAGTTCGCGTTCCCAAGCTTGTAA